One part of the Neisseria zalophi genome encodes these proteins:
- the pheT gene encoding phenylalanine--tRNA ligase subunit beta, whose translation MQFSYSWLKTQANPNLSADEFAHLLTMSGLEVEEADSAAPAFSGVVVAEVKSVEKHPDADRLNITQVDAGTGELIQIVCGAPNVCAGIKVPCALPGAVLPGNFKIKPTKMRGQVSNGMLCSAKELGLPEDVDGLLVLPEDAPVGQNIREYLDLDDRLFTLKITPNRTDCLSIKGLAREVAALTQCDNQPVTIQTASVESKKTQPVRIDAPEDCGRFLSRVIEGVNAQAPTPAWIKQRLIRSGVRSISALVDIGNYVMLELGQPMHIFDADKLSGSLIVRRAKEGETLACLNDKTVTLADNTLVIADERQALSMAGLMGGEYSAVTDDTQNIVLESAWFAPAAIAGKSRQYGFGSDSSFRFERGVDFELQRDAIERVSELVLSVCGGQAGEIVEAVGNLPERNKVSVRTQRVEKLLGVAIDEARIQTILAALGLQPQKISEGLQVTSPSFRFDIEIEADLIEEIARVYGYENIPDDYTDGCLSMMALPENRRSRFAVYNHMAARGYQEVVSYAFVNEQWEHDFANNDNPIRLQNPLAAQYSVMRSTLIGGLVEILQNNLNRKQNRVRLFEIARVFNKDSDGRFIQKERLGGLVYGSALPEQWGEKTRAADFYDVKGDLEDILAGREVSFIKAEHPALHPGRTAEMVSDGRVIGFIGELHPQWLQKYDLPQAALVFEVDMDAVSAREKTVYSPVSKFQPVRRDLAFVMPEQTTHDELIHALKTVNSALLRDISIFDVYRGTGLPEGMKSMAVKVTLQDMEATLTDEAVEQVVEKLVKAAESAGAQLRQ comes from the coding sequence ATGCAATTTTCTTATTCTTGGCTAAAAACTCAAGCCAATCCTAATCTTTCTGCCGATGAGTTCGCCCATTTGCTGACTATGTCCGGCTTGGAAGTGGAAGAAGCCGATTCAGCGGCACCGGCGTTTTCCGGTGTGGTGGTGGCCGAAGTGAAATCGGTAGAAAAACACCCTGATGCCGACCGTTTGAATATTACCCAAGTGGATGCGGGTACCGGTGAGCTGATTCAGATTGTTTGCGGTGCGCCGAATGTGTGCGCGGGGATTAAAGTGCCGTGTGCTTTGCCGGGTGCGGTATTGCCGGGCAATTTTAAAATCAAGCCGACGAAAATGCGCGGGCAGGTTTCCAACGGTATGTTGTGTTCTGCCAAAGAGTTGGGTTTGCCTGAAGATGTAGACGGTTTGCTGGTGTTGCCCGAAGATGCGCCGGTCGGCCAAAATATCCGCGAATATCTGGATTTGGACGATAGGTTATTCACTTTGAAAATCACGCCGAACCGCACTGACTGCCTGAGCATTAAAGGCTTGGCACGCGAAGTGGCGGCGTTAACGCAATGTGATAATCAGCCCGTTACCATTCAGACGGCCTCTGTTGAAAGCAAGAAAACCCAACCGGTTCGCATTGATGCGCCCGAAGATTGCGGCCGTTTTTTAAGCCGTGTAATCGAAGGGGTGAATGCACAGGCACCTACACCTGCTTGGATAAAGCAGCGTTTGATTCGCAGCGGTGTGCGCAGTATTTCCGCATTGGTGGATATCGGCAATTATGTGATGCTTGAGCTCGGTCAGCCGATGCATATTTTCGATGCCGATAAATTGAGCGGCAGCCTGATCGTGCGCAGAGCGAAAGAAGGTGAAACGCTGGCGTGTTTGAATGATAAAACGGTAACTTTAGCCGATAATACTTTGGTGATTGCCGATGAGCGGCAGGCTTTGAGTATGGCCGGCTTGATGGGCGGCGAATACAGCGCAGTAACGGACGATACCCAAAATATTGTGCTCGAATCGGCTTGGTTTGCGCCGGCGGCGATTGCCGGAAAATCGCGCCAATATGGTTTCGGTTCGGATTCTTCGTTCCGTTTCGAGCGCGGCGTAGATTTTGAATTGCAACGTGATGCGATTGAGCGTGTGAGCGAGTTGGTATTGTCCGTTTGCGGCGGGCAGGCCGGTGAGATTGTGGAAGCCGTCGGCAATCTGCCCGAGCGTAATAAAGTATCGGTGCGTACGCAGCGTGTTGAAAAATTATTGGGCGTGGCCATTGATGAGGCGCGTATCCAAACCATTTTAGCCGCACTCGGATTGCAGCCGCAAAAGATTTCAGAAGGCCTGCAAGTCACTTCGCCGAGCTTCCGTTTTGATATTGAAATCGAAGCGGATTTGATTGAAGAAATCGCCCGTGTGTACGGCTATGAAAATATTCCTGATGATTATACCGATGGCTGCCTGTCTATGATGGCGCTGCCGGAAAACCGCCGTTCCCGCTTTGCGGTGTATAACCACATGGCGGCGCGCGGTTATCAGGAAGTGGTGAGTTATGCGTTTGTGAATGAGCAATGGGAACATGACTTCGCCAATAATGACAACCCTATCCGTTTGCAAAATCCGTTGGCGGCACAATACAGCGTGATGCGTTCTACCTTAATCGGCGGTTTGGTGGAAATTTTGCAAAACAATCTCAACCGTAAACAAAACCGCGTGCGTTTATTTGAAATTGCCCGTGTGTTCAATAAGGATTCAGACGGCCGTTTTATTCAAAAAGAGCGTTTGGGCGGTTTGGTTTATGGCTCTGCCTTGCCGGAACAATGGGGCGAAAAAACACGTGCCGCTGATTTCTATGATGTGAAAGGCGATTTGGAAGATATTTTAGCGGGTCGTGAGGTATCGTTTATAAAAGCCGAGCATCCGGCACTACACCCCGGCCGTACTGCCGAAATGGTTTCTGATGGCCGTGTTATCGGTTTTATCGGTGAGTTGCATCCGCAATGGCTGCAAAAATATGATTTGCCGCAAGCGGCTTTGGTGTTTGAAGTCGATATGGATGCGGTGTCGGCTCGTGAAAAAACGGTTTATTCCCCAGTTTCCAAATTCCAACCGGTGCGCCGTGATTTGGCATTCGTGATGCCCGAGCAGACTACGCACGATGAACTGATTCATGCGCTGAAAACAGTGAATAGCGCCTTATTGCGCGACATCTCTATATTCGACGTTTACCGCGGAACCGGTTTGCCCGAAGGCATGAAGAGCATGGCGGTGAAAGTGACTTTGCAAGATATGGAAGCCACATTGACTGATGAGGCTGTCGAGCAAGTGGTGGAAAAACTGGTGAAAGCCGCTGAAAGTGCGGGCGCGCAACTGCGACAATAA
- a CDS encoding Lrp/AsnC family transcriptional regulator, producing the protein MAQITLDKTDLKILQVLQENGRLTNVELSERVALSPSPCLRRLKQLEDAGIIRQYAALLAPVSVHLGLQAFIRVSIDKAIEARNDFSEAVQNWPEVLSCFALTGETDYLLHAFFTDMNAFSHFVLDTLLSHPGVQDAKSSFVLKEIKNTTALPLGHLQQD; encoded by the coding sequence ATGGCACAAATCACTTTAGATAAAACCGATTTAAAAATTTTACAGGTATTGCAGGAAAATGGCCGCCTGACTAATGTCGAGCTTTCCGAGCGCGTAGCATTATCGCCGTCTCCCTGTTTGCGCCGTTTAAAGCAATTGGAAGATGCGGGCATTATCCGCCAATATGCGGCTTTATTGGCACCTGTTTCGGTTCATCTTGGCTTGCAGGCATTTATCCGGGTTTCTATTGATAAAGCCATAGAAGCGCGTAATGATTTTTCAGAGGCGGTACAAAACTGGCCGGAAGTATTGAGTTGTTTTGCGCTCACCGGTGAAACCGATTATCTGCTGCATGCGTTTTTTACTGATATGAATGCTTTTTCGCATTTTGTGTTGGATACCCTGCTGTCCCATCCGGGTGTGCAAGATGCAAAATCCAGCTTTGTTTTAAAAGAAATTAAAAATACTACAGCGTTGCCGCTGGGGCATTTGCAGCAAGATTAA
- the pheS gene encoding phenylalanine--tRNA ligase subunit alpha: MENVNRIVAEGIAAIEAAADFQALELVKARYMGKSGELNALLKQLGQMPPEERKTAGAYINESKNRFQTAYNEKRDALNAAKLQARLAAEALDVTLPGRGQTSGGLHPVTLTLQRVVELFHGMGFEVADGPEIEDDFHNFQALNIPKNHPARAMQDTFYVENGDVLRTHTSPIQIRYMLDKKNPPIRIIAPGRVYRVDSDATHSPMFHQAEGLWVEEGVTFADLKAVFTEFIRSFFERDDLQVRFRPSFFPFTEPSAEIDIMGDNGKWLEVGGCGMVHPNVLTNVNIDPEKYTGFAFGIGLDRFAMLHYGVNDLRLFFDNDLAFLKQFG, from the coding sequence ATGGAAAATGTAAACCGTATCGTTGCGGAAGGTATTGCCGCTATCGAAGCAGCAGCCGATTTTCAAGCACTGGAGCTTGTTAAAGCCCGCTATATGGGCAAAAGCGGCGAACTCAACGCCCTGCTTAAACAGCTCGGCCAAATGCCGCCCGAAGAGCGCAAAACCGCCGGTGCCTATATTAACGAATCCAAAAACCGTTTTCAGACGGCCTATAACGAAAAGCGCGATGCGCTCAACGCCGCCAAACTGCAAGCCCGCCTTGCTGCTGAAGCATTGGATGTTACCTTGCCCGGACGCGGCCAGACTTCAGGCGGCCTGCATCCCGTTACCCTCACTTTGCAACGCGTAGTCGAACTCTTTCACGGCATGGGCTTTGAAGTGGCCGACGGCCCCGAAATCGAAGACGATTTCCACAACTTTCAAGCCCTCAATATTCCAAAAAACCATCCCGCGCGCGCCATGCAGGATACCTTTTATGTAGAAAACGGCGATGTTTTGCGTACCCACACCTCGCCGATTCAAATCCGCTATATGCTGGATAAAAAAAACCCGCCTATCCGCATTATCGCCCCCGGTCGAGTTTACCGCGTCGATTCCGATGCAACCCACTCGCCGATGTTCCACCAGGCCGAAGGTTTATGGGTGGAAGAGGGCGTAACCTTTGCCGATCTCAAAGCCGTGTTTACCGAATTTATCCGCAGCTTTTTCGAGCGCGACGATTTGCAGGTACGCTTCCGCCCCTCGTTTTTCCCGTTTACCGAGCCTTCCGCCGAAATCGACATTATGGGCGATAACGGCAAATGGCTGGAAGTCGGCGGCTGCGGCATGGTACACCCCAATGTGTTGACCAACGTGAATATCGACCCTGAAAAATACACCGGCTTCGCATTCGGTATCGGCCTAGACCGCTTCGCCATGTTGCACTACGGCGTGAATGACTTACGGCTGTTTTTTGATAACGATTTAGCGTTTTTGAAGCAGTTTGGGTGA
- the metF gene encoding methylenetetrahydrofolate reductase [NAD(P)H] produces MTSTHKRLSFEFFPTRTPEGRAKQVITRKQLSQFSPEFFSCTSGAGGSTKEGTMQTIKDILSEGVAAAPHLPCVGMHPQELIDLLNEYKALGVRHIVALRGDIPSGMGGGLSGLRYANELVSLIKEEFNDDFYIEVAAYPEYHPQARSAEDDLNNFVRKAKAGADSAITQYFYNADSYFRFVDDVRGRGVDIPIIPGIMPIASFSKLARFSDTCGAEIPRWLRLKLQSYADDTASIKALALDVVTEMCERLLREGAPSLHFYTLNQAGLVSTICQRLGY; encoded by the coding sequence ATGACTTCGACACACAAACGACTCAGTTTTGAATTTTTCCCGACACGAACCCCCGAAGGCCGTGCCAAACAGGTGATCACCCGCAAACAGTTGAGTCAGTTTTCCCCTGAATTTTTTTCGTGTACGTCAGGCGCGGGCGGTTCGACCAAAGAAGGCACCATGCAGACGATTAAGGATATTTTATCCGAAGGCGTGGCAGCCGCGCCCCATCTGCCCTGTGTTGGTATGCATCCGCAAGAACTTATTGATTTATTAAACGAATATAAAGCACTTGGTGTGCGCCATATCGTTGCCTTGCGCGGCGATATCCCGTCGGGCATGGGCGGCGGTTTGAGCGGTTTGCGCTATGCCAACGAATTGGTTTCTTTAATTAAAGAAGAATTCAACGATGATTTTTATATCGAAGTGGCGGCCTATCCCGAGTATCACCCGCAGGCGCGCAGTGCAGAAGACGACTTGAATAATTTCGTCCGCAAAGCCAAAGCCGGTGCCGATTCGGCCATTACCCAATATTTTTACAATGCCGATTCTTATTTCCGTTTTGTAGACGATGTGCGCGGGCGTGGTGTCGATATTCCGATTATTCCGGGCATTATGCCGATTGCCAGCTTTTCCAAACTGGCACGCTTTTCCGACACCTGTGGCGCCGAAATTCCTCGTTGGTTGCGTTTGAAACTGCAATCTTATGCCGACGATACCGCATCTATTAAAGCCTTGGCATTGGATGTGGTAACCGAGATGTGCGAACGGCTTTTGCGCGAAGGTGCGCCCAGCTTGCATTTTTATACATTAAATCAGGCGGGGCTGGTGTCTACCATTTGCCAACGGCTTGGCTATTAA
- a CDS encoding DUF1415 domain-containing protein: MLPEIPDDKTIVSQTKEWLEKAVIGLNLCPFAKAPYVKDLVRIEVSHAKHLDGFLEDLDRELQLLGNTPPEEIETSLLIHPALFGDFFLFNDMLVLADQAIQDNGLEGVIQIAPFHPDFQFEGTDADDITNYTNRSPYPTLHLIREDSISKAAEAFPDAEAVFGRNMALLTEMGKEGWDKLGIPGCPMHHSATHSEEDKS, from the coding sequence ATGCTTCCTGAAATACCTGATGATAAAACGATTGTCAGCCAAACAAAAGAATGGCTTGAAAAAGCCGTGATTGGTTTGAACCTATGTCCGTTTGCCAAAGCCCCCTATGTTAAAGATTTGGTACGCATCGAAGTGAGCCATGCTAAGCATTTGGATGGTTTTTTAGAAGATCTGGATAGAGAATTACAACTGTTGGGCAATACGCCGCCGGAGGAAATTGAAACAAGCTTATTGATCCATCCGGCTTTATTCGGCGACTTTTTCTTATTTAACGATATGCTGGTTCTTGCCGATCAGGCCATACAAGATAATGGTTTGGAAGGTGTGATTCAGATTGCGCCATTTCATCCTGATTTTCAATTTGAGGGAACCGATGCCGACGATATTACCAACTATACCAACCGCTCGCCTTATCCGACGCTACATCTGATTCGAGAAGACAGCATTAGCAAAGCGGCTGAAGCTTTTCCTGATGCGGAAGCGGTTTTCGGTAGAAATATGGCACTACTCACCGAAATGGGGAAAGAGGGTTGGGATAAGCTGGGTATACCGGGTTGCCCTATGCATCATAGTGCTACACATTCCGAAGAAGATAAATCCTAA
- the gcvT gene encoding glycine cleavage system aminomethyltransferase GcvT, which translates to MTTLKTTPFYQAHQEAGGKLVDFAGWHLPVNYGSQIQEHEAVRTDAGMFDVSHMLITDVRGDKAKAFFRKLLANDVNKLGFVGKALYSAMLNDNGGVIDDLIVYRANEAETQYRIVSNGATREKDSAQFAKIGTEFGISLNPRYDLAMLAVQGPNAIAKLLKVKPEWAETVNNLAVFQGADLGNDWFVARTGYTGEDGVEVMLPATETTAFFKALQAVGVQPCGLGARDTLRMEAGMNLYGNDMDDDTSPLQAGMGWTVDLKDETRDFVGKAPLIALKEKGVDVKQVGLLLAKGGVLRDHMEVITDQGKGITTSGVFSPSLKQSIAIARVPKAFSGDTAKVLMRGKEVEVRVLKLPFVRNGKKQFD; encoded by the coding sequence ATGACCACCCTGAAAACCACCCCGTTTTATCAAGCCCATCAAGAAGCCGGCGGCAAACTTGTCGATTTTGCCGGTTGGCATCTGCCGGTTAACTACGGCTCGCAAATCCAAGAACACGAAGCCGTACGCACCGATGCCGGTATGTTTGACGTATCCCACATGCTGATTACCGATGTGCGCGGTGACAAGGCTAAAGCCTTTTTCCGCAAACTGCTGGCCAATGATGTCAACAAACTCGGTTTTGTCGGCAAAGCCCTCTACTCTGCCATGCTCAACGACAACGGCGGTGTGATAGACGACTTAATCGTTTACCGCGCCAATGAAGCTGAAACTCAATACCGCATCGTATCCAACGGCGCAACCCGTGAAAAAGATTCGGCTCAGTTTGCCAAAATCGGCACCGAATTCGGTATCAGTCTCAACCCGCGCTATGATCTGGCCATGCTGGCCGTACAAGGCCCCAATGCCATTGCCAAGCTGCTAAAAGTCAAACCCGAATGGGCGGAAACCGTGAACAATCTGGCCGTATTCCAAGGTGCTGATCTCGGTAATGATTGGTTTGTAGCACGCACCGGCTATACCGGCGAAGACGGTGTAGAAGTGATGCTGCCTGCAACCGAAACCACTGCCTTTTTCAAAGCCCTGCAAGCGGTTGGCGTACAGCCTTGCGGTTTAGGTGCACGCGATACCCTGCGCATGGAAGCCGGCATGAACCTCTACGGCAACGATATGGACGACGACACCAGCCCGCTTCAGGCCGGTATGGGTTGGACGGTTGATTTAAAAGACGAAACCCGCGATTTTGTCGGCAAAGCCCCTCTGATTGCCTTAAAAGAAAAAGGCGTAGACGTAAAACAAGTCGGCCTATTGCTCGCCAAAGGCGGCGTATTGCGTGATCACATGGAAGTGATTACCGATCAAGGCAAAGGCATCACCACCAGCGGCGTTTTCTCACCCAGCTTAAAACAATCCATCGCCATCGCCCGCGTTCCGAAAGCCTTTAGCGGTGACACGGCCAAAGTGCTTATGCGCGGCAAAGAAGTGGAAGTACGTGTATTAAAGCTGCCGTTTGTGCGTAATGGCAAGAAGCAGTTTGATTGA
- a CDS encoding ATP-binding protein, protein MDINLKVAAPRLFPQSRFEMVYFEAVANALDAQATEINIEIEMENSNLEKFIIKDNGIGLNEENYWRFSELMEAKDNVHKGQGRLVYLLYFDDIKITSQFLEGDTYQQRSFNFNDNFKKENHHLIKNIKEYKSGTTLSFNGKRKKMRTNNSLDANYIREQIFAEFLPCFFEMKQENKNFQINIKSKLNEEQRQTSINVKDIPDFQSIEIDATDLLEEDSNNAGQKSLLEPTAKLYYFLKSHDIKSNISSVVTSFAIDNRAKKIDIIDVQNYLPNVEAIFFLVSKHFEGCVDPTRQELTLKPEHLKRVKNIFRNKVKDILKNNFSEYQNILHERQSFLWNRFPHLIDYIDLSEIGFKANRDIVQDAQNQFFKEQRDILEKDKLTESDYIKALDLSAKNLLEYILFRQLQIKKLKSIGKEDREETIHNIISPMRTTYSSGHNNDLFNNNAWILDDRFMTYIQAASDTTLKDITEKFDEIFYQSTKSKSRPDYLMFFSNKITHKSDKVDLVCFEFKRLGTKLEENTKAITELTKYIKQLKDVCEKIQRVWLYALVNFDQNLEESLESQDFKMKFSTQGKIWYRYYENIGAELAFLDFEAVVSDADSRNKTFMEILKNGFSYNE, encoded by the coding sequence ATGGATATTAATTTAAAAGTTGCTGCTCCACGCCTTTTTCCTCAGTCTCGTTTCGAAATGGTGTATTTCGAAGCGGTGGCGAATGCTTTAGATGCTCAAGCTACAGAAATTAATATCGAAATTGAAATGGAAAATAGCAATTTAGAAAAATTTATTATTAAAGATAATGGTATCGGATTAAATGAAGAGAATTATTGGAGATTCTCAGAATTGATGGAAGCTAAAGATAACGTTCACAAAGGACAAGGAAGGTTAGTTTATTTGTTATATTTTGATGATATAAAAATTACAAGTCAATTTTTAGAAGGAGATACATATCAACAACGTAGTTTCAATTTTAATGATAATTTTAAAAAAGAAAATCATCATTTAATCAAAAATATTAAAGAATATAAATCAGGTACAACATTATCTTTTAATGGAAAAAGAAAGAAAATGCGTACAAATAATTCTTTAGATGCAAATTATATAAGAGAACAAATTTTTGCTGAATTTTTACCTTGTTTTTTTGAAATGAAACAAGAGAATAAAAATTTTCAAATTAATATAAAAAGTAAACTTAATGAAGAACAAAGACAAACAAGTATTAATGTAAAAGATATTCCTGATTTCCAGAGTATAGAAATAGATGCTACAGATTTGCTTGAAGAGGACAGTAACAATGCTGGACAAAAGTCATTATTAGAACCTACAGCAAAGTTATATTATTTTTTAAAATCTCATGATATTAAAAGTAATATTTCTTCTGTAGTTACTTCTTTTGCGATTGATAATAGGGCTAAGAAAATTGATATTATTGATGTGCAAAATTATTTACCAAATGTTGAAGCAATTTTTTTCTTAGTCTCTAAACATTTTGAAGGGTGTGTAGACCCAACTAGGCAAGAGTTGACCCTTAAGCCTGAGCATCTTAAGAGGGTCAAAAATATTTTTAGAAATAAAGTAAAGGATATTCTTAAAAATAACTTCTCTGAATATCAAAATATCCTTCATGAAAGGCAAAGTTTCTTATGGAATAGATTTCCACATTTAATTGATTATATTGATTTAAGTGAAATTGGCTTTAAAGCTAATAGAGATATTGTACAAGATGCACAAAATCAATTTTTCAAAGAACAACGGGACATACTAGAAAAAGATAAACTAACTGAAAGTGATTATATAAAGGCTTTAGATTTGTCTGCAAAAAATTTATTAGAGTATATTTTATTCAGACAATTACAAATTAAAAAATTAAAAAGTATTGGGAAAGAAGACAGAGAAGAAACTATTCATAATATTATTAGCCCTATGAGAACAACATATTCATCGGGACATAATAATGATCTATTTAATAATAATGCTTGGATATTAGATGATAGATTTATGACTTATATTCAAGCAGCAAGTGATACTACCCTAAAAGATATTACGGAAAAGTTTGATGAAATTTTCTATCAATCTACAAAATCTAAAAGCCGACCAGATTATTTAATGTTTTTTTCTAATAAAATTACGCATAAATCGGATAAGGTTGATTTAGTTTGTTTTGAATTTAAAAGATTGGGTACTAAATTAGAGGAAAATACTAAGGCTATTACTGAGTTAACAAAATATATTAAACAGTTAAAAGATGTATGTGAAAAGATACAAAGAGTATGGCTATATGCATTAGTTAATTTCGATCAGAATTTAGAAGAGTCTTTAGAATCCCAAGATTTTAAAATGAAATTTTCTACCCAAGGTAAAATTTGGTACAGATATTATGAAAATATTGGTGCTGAGTTGGCTTTTTTAGATTTTGAGGCGGTTGTTAGTGATGCGGATAGTCGTAATAAAACATTTATGGAAATTTTAAAAAATGGTTTTTCATATAATGAATAA
- the prfA gene encoding peptide chain release factor 1: MKPSILEKLQQLAERLEEVTHLLGQPEATEDMDNYRKLTREHAEITPVAEAFQQYQLAQSDLSDAQEMLADPEMKEFAAEEIEAAEARIETLETELQKLLLPKDADDDKNIFIEVRAGTGGDEAALFAGDLLRMYSRYAERNNWQVEVISSNESDLGGFKEVIVRIVGLGAYSKLKFESGGHRVQRVPATESQGRIHTSACTVAVMPEADELEEIQLNPADLRIDTFRASGAGGQHINKTDSAVRITHLPTGMVVECQDGRSQHSNKAQAMKVLAARLNDAQKREAQAKEAAERKSLIGSGDRSERIRTYNYPQGRVTDHRINLTLHKLDFIMDGDLDELTSALIAEHQAELLAKMGE, translated from the coding sequence ATGAAACCGTCTATTTTAGAAAAACTGCAACAATTGGCAGAACGTTTGGAAGAGGTAACCCATCTGCTCGGGCAGCCGGAAGCGACCGAAGATATGGATAATTACCGCAAACTCACCCGCGAGCATGCGGAGATTACACCGGTGGCGGAAGCGTTCCAGCAATATCAACTGGCGCAAAGCGATTTATCCGATGCACAGGAAATGCTTGCCGATCCTGAAATGAAAGAATTTGCGGCGGAAGAAATAGAGGCCGCCGAAGCGCGTATCGAAACGTTGGAAACAGAATTGCAAAAATTATTGCTGCCTAAAGATGCCGACGACGATAAAAATATTTTTATCGAGGTGCGTGCGGGCACGGGGGGCGATGAAGCAGCTTTGTTTGCCGGCGATTTATTGCGTATGTATAGCCGCTATGCCGAGCGTAATAACTGGCAGGTTGAAGTGATTTCGTCTAATGAAAGCGATTTGGGCGGGTTTAAAGAAGTAATTGTGCGCATTGTCGGCTTGGGTGCATATAGCAAGCTGAAATTCGAATCGGGTGGTCATCGCGTTCAAAGAGTGCCGGCTACGGAAAGTCAGGGCCGTATCCATACTTCGGCTTGTACGGTTGCGGTAATGCCGGAAGCGGACGAATTGGAAGAAATTCAGTTGAATCCGGCCGACTTGCGTATTGATACGTTTCGCGCATCGGGCGCAGGTGGTCAGCATATTAACAAAACCGATTCTGCTGTGAGGATTACTCACTTGCCGACAGGGATGGTGGTCGAATGCCAAGACGGGCGTTCGCAACACAGTAATAAAGCGCAGGCAATGAAAGTATTGGCGGCAAGGCTGAATGATGCGCAAAAACGTGAAGCACAGGCTAAAGAGGCGGCCGAACGTAAAAGTTTAATCGGTAGCGGCGACCGTAGCGAACGTATCCGAACTTATAATTATCCTCAAGGCCGTGTCACCGATCACCGCATTAATTTAACCTTGCACAAATTAGATTTTATTATGGATGGTGATTTGGATGAGTTAACCTCGGCATTGATAGCCGAACATCAGGCAGAATTGTTGGCGAAGATGGGGGAGTAA
- a CDS encoding Ivy family c-type lysozyme inhibitor: MKKEWIAVSLLLALPGLLYAAPHQASAPKQQETAEKPVYLFDLLKKQPYANLWKKTVWDKVPNKKDPNFSWLKSGGTTSPAIIAKVGNETYYKMEACKPHFCGGDYDILVLMNKKKVMALQLYALPKGNVANGRKMEKMYGHPTTLERRYFDAWKKNFGH; the protein is encoded by the coding sequence ATGAAAAAAGAATGGATTGCCGTCAGCCTGCTCTTGGCTTTGCCCGGTCTTCTTTACGCAGCTCCCCATCAGGCCTCCGCTCCGAAGCAACAAGAAACTGCTGAAAAACCTGTTTATTTATTTGATTTACTGAAAAAACAGCCTTATGCCAATTTATGGAAAAAGACGGTTTGGGATAAAGTGCCAAATAAAAAAGACCCTAACTTTTCATGGCTGAAAAGCGGTGGAACAACTTCTCCTGCTATCATAGCCAAAGTGGGTAATGAAACTTATTACAAAATGGAAGCCTGTAAACCACATTTCTGTGGCGGGGATTATGATATTTTGGTTTTAATGAACAAAAAGAAAGTCATGGCCTTGCAACTTTATGCACTACCTAAGGGCAATGTAGCCAACGGGCGTAAAATGGAAAAGATGTATGGCCATCCCACAACGCTTGAACGCCGTTACTTTGATGCATGGAAAAAGAATTTCGGTCATTAA
- a CDS encoding integration host factor subunit alpha, producing the protein MTLTKAELADILVEKVSSVTKNDAKEIVELFFEEIRATLARGEEIKISGFGNFQLRDKPQRPGRNPKTGEEVPITARRVVTFHASQKLKGMVEHYYDKQR; encoded by the coding sequence ATGACATTAACGAAAGCAGAACTGGCGGATATTTTGGTTGAAAAAGTAAGCAGTGTCACCAAAAATGATGCCAAAGAAATCGTCGAACTCTTTTTTGAAGAAATCCGTGCTACTTTGGCGCGCGGTGAAGAAATTAAAATTTCCGGTTTTGGCAACTTCCAATTGCGCGATAAACCGCAACGCCCCGGACGCAATCCGAAAACCGGAGAAGAAGTACCCATTACCGCACGTCGGGTAGTGACTTTCCATGCAAGCCAAAAGCTTAAAGGCATGGTGGAGCATTACTATGACAAACAACGCTAA
- a CDS encoding YbaN family protein: MILRSLFWLFGAIALLLGIIGIFLPILPTTPFVILAAACWARASPRFHRWLHQHRFFGPMVQNWEERRAVPRRAKYFAFSMMALSCSWMFYRFPERWWVAAITSVFCFCVAVWMWRLPDA, encoded by the coding sequence ATGATTTTACGTTCATTATTTTGGTTGTTTGGTGCGATTGCTCTCTTATTGGGCATTATCGGTATTTTTTTACCGATATTGCCAACCACGCCGTTTGTTATTTTGGCAGCAGCCTGTTGGGCGCGGGCATCGCCCCGTTTTCATCGTTGGCTGCACCAACACCGCTTTTTCGGCCCGATGGTGCAAAACTGGGAAGAGCGCCGTGCCGTTCCCCGTCGGGCAAAATATTTTGCCTTCTCAATGATGGCGCTTTCTTGCAGTTGGATGTTTTACCGATTCCCCGAAAGATGGTGGGTGGCCGCGATAACTTCAGTATTCTGTTTCTGTGTTGCCGTATGGATGTGGCGTCTGCCGGATGCGTAG